The window ACCCACGCCGCGCGCGTGGCGTGCGCCGCGTGCCACATCCCGACCTTCGCCAAAGCCGACGCGACGGACATGGTGCGGGACTGGTCCAAACCCTCCTACGACGCGGAGAAGGACAAGTACGCCGCCACCATCACCCTTCAGAAGGACGTGACCCCTGTGTACGCCTGGTACAACGGCAAGACGCGGGCGCTCCTACCCGGCCACGCCATCCGGAAGAACCCGGACGGAACCGTCTCCATGATGGCCCCCGAGGGGAGCCGCAAGGACCCGAAGGCCCGGATCTTCCCCTTCAAGCTCCACCGGGGCCGCATGCCCGTGCTCGAGGGCAAAGAGTACATCCTTCCCATCGAAGTGGAGGCCTTCTTCGCCAGCGGGAAGCTGGACGAGGCGATCCGGGGGGCCGCCGAGGAAGCCTACGGCGTCCACGACGCCCGGTACTTCTGGGTGGACACGGTCCGGTACATGGGCATCTACCACGAGGTGGTCCCCTCGAAGCACGCCCTGGGATGCCTGGATTGCCACGACACGGGCCAGCGCATGGACTGGAAGGCGCTGGGCTACGACGGCGATCCCCTCCTGGTGAAGGTGGCCGCGGCCTCCGAAAGGCCCGCGAGCGGGAAGAAGTAATTCCGCTCCACGACATCCCGACCCTTGAAGAAGGCGGGCCCGCGGGCCCGCCTTTTTTCTTGGCTCCTCTTGCGAATCTGTGCGTCTCGAAGGGTGGGGCAGGCCGACCAAGCGCTGGGTGCGCTTGGCTTTGGGCGGGAGGCGCCGGTCCGAAAGGCGTCCCCTGCTGCCCTCCTCACCAAGGGCCTCTTCGGAGGGCATCGTAGGAGGGCCATCAGGCGGTCTTCCTAGAGCCTTTCCTCCCGGCGCCTCTCCCGCCCGGCCGCCCTTCGGGCGGGCCGGCCTGTCTGGCTGGTTCCGTTCGCCCCCCCCCACCCCAATGAGTGCGCCGGCGGCGTCGGACCATCTGCTTTGTCAGGCTTCGCGGGCGGACACGCTCCACGTACCCAAGTACGAGTCGGTGTCCGCCCGCTCGCCTTTCGCGCATCTGGCCCAACGGCGCCGGGACGCCGCCATCCGCCTTTGGCGGACGGCGATTTAGCTCAGGGGCCTGCACAGATTCTCCAGACGAGCCTCTTTCTTGAAGGTCCTCGCGGCGAGAAGGCGAAGTTGACCCCCCAGGGTCCCGATGGGACAATGTCCCCATGCGCAAAGCGGGATTCGCGCTCCTGGCTTTCTTGACTCTCTCGGCGTGGGGGGCAGAGGACCGCATCGCGGACCTCCAGAAACAGGTGGAGGTCCTCCGCGGACTCTCCTTCCAGCGCCCCGTCCCGATCCGGAGGGTGGAGCCCGACGTGCTTCGGACCGTGGTGCGTCGGGAAATGGAGCGGGAGTTTCCTGAGGCCGAGTGGCCGAAGAACGAGGCCGTCCTCAAGGCCTTCGGCCTGATCCCCCCGAAGATGAACCTCCGGGCCGTCCTCCAGTCCCTGCTGGAGGAACAAGTGGTCGGGCTCTACGATCCCCGGGACAAGGTGCTCTACGTGAGCGCGGCCCCCCTGGGTGAGGAGGAGCTTCTGGCGGGGCTGGAGGTGGAGGGCTTCTCGCTTTCCGACGTCTTTCTGGTGCACGAACTGGCGCACGCGCTGGTGGACCAGCACTTTCCGCTTCTGGACCTGCCCATCGAGGACCGGGAAAACGAGGACCGCGCCTCGGCGGCGCGCTGCCTGGTGGAGGGAGACGCGACCTGGGTCATGATGCGGTACCTGTACGGGGCCCTGAAGCTCTCCCCCGCGAGACAGGCCGAGGCGGCGGATTTCATGGGCTCTCTGGCCCTCGGGAGGGAACTTCTGGGGCAGTCGGCGCCCGCCTACATCCAGGACAACCTCCTGGCGGGGTACATGGTTGGGCTGGCGCTGGTTCAGGCGGCGGTGGACCGGGGCGGGGCGGCGGAGCTCAACGGGCTCTACCGTGCCCCCCCGCTCTCCATGGAGCAGGTGCTGCACCCGGAGAAGGCCCTGAACCGCACCGACCCCCCGATGAGGGTGGCCGCCCCCTCCCTTTCGGGACTGCCGTCCGGGTGGGCCGAGGTCTCCCAGGGAGTGTGGGGGGAGTTCAACGTGCGCATCCTCCTGATGGAGTGGGGCGCCGGGGAGGAGCAGGCCCGAAAGGCCGCGGAAGGTTGGGCCGGGGACGCCTACCGGGTGTACCAGGGGCCCGCAAACGGCCGGGCCTTCACCTGGGCGACGGAGTGGGACAGCGAAGGGGAGGCGGAGGAATTCTCCCAGGCCGCTGGACGGCGCAAGGACTTGACGGTGGCGCGGCAGGGAAGGCGCGTGACCGTGGACCGGCCGCTCCCCTCCGCGCGAGCCGGCGCCGCGGGCGGCGGGGACCGCCCCTGAACGGTTGGCAAGGACCCCGGGGGTCCGGATCCCCCGGATGGGAGGACGTGCGCATGCGACCGGTGGTCACCCGAACCGACTACGAAGGAATCCGACGGATCTCCCGCGGCAAGGTCCGAGACATGTACGACCTGGAGGACCAGGTCCTCATCGTGGTCACGGACCGGCTGTCCGCCTTCGACCACGTCCTGCCCAACGGGATCCCCGACAAGGGCCGCGTGCTCAATCTCCTGACCGAGTTCTGGCTCGAGAAGACGAAGCACATCGTGAAGAACCACCTGATCTCCACGGACGTGGACGATTTGCCTTCGCCTCTCTGCCCCTACAAGGAAGAACTGGAAGGGCGTTTCATGCTGGCCAAGAAAGCCGAAATGCTCCCCGTGGAGTGCGTCGTGCGGGGATACCTGTCCGGTTCGGGCTGGAACGATTACCGCAGGACCGGCGCGGTGTGCGGCATCCGGCTCCCCGAGGGCCTGAAGGAAAGCGACCGGCTCCCGGAACCCATCTTCACGCCGTCCACCAAGGCCGAGACGGGACACGACGAGAACATCTCCTTCGAGGCCGCCACCTCCCTCCTCGGCGAGAGTCTGGCCCGCAGGGTGCGGGAGCTGACGCTGTCGGTTTACAACTACGCCGCGGATTATGCCCTCCAGCGCGGAATCATCATCGCCGACACGAAGTTCGAGTTCGGGTTGTACGAAGGCGAGGTCATCCTCTGCGACGAGGTCCTGACGCCCGATTCCAGCCGCTTCTGGCCCGCCAGCCTCTACGAGCCGGGAAAGTCCCAGCCCTCTTTCGACAAGCAGTTCGTGAGGGATTACCTGCTGTCCATCCGGTGGAACAAGGAGCCGCCCGTGCCCGTCCTGCCCGAGGAGGTGGTGTCCAGGACCTCCGAGAAGTACCGGGAGGCGTACGAGCGGATCACGGGCCACCCGCTGCCGTAGGCGGCCGGCGGGAGGGCGAGGGCCGATGGGAAAGGGGCCGGACGTGCGGGGGGCGGTGCGGCCCATGGCGGCCAGGGACCTCCCGGAGGTCTCGGCCATCGAGGCGGACTCCTTCCCCAACCCGTGGCCCCTGGAGGCTCTCCGCCATGAACTGATGTCCAACCCCTTCTGCTCCAGCTTCGTCGTGGAGCAGGAGGGGCGGGTCGCCGGGTACGCCTTCCTGTGGGTCATTTTCGAACAGGCGCACTTGATCAACATCGCCGTGGGCCGCGAGTTCCGCCGTCGCGGACTGGGCGAGGCGCTCTTGGTCCACGCCCTGGAGCAGGCCAGGTCCCTGGGGGGGGAGCGGATCCACCTGGAGGTGAGGGAGTCCAACGCTCCCGCCATCGCCCTGTACCGAAAGCACGGCTTCGGCGAACTCGGCCGGATCGAACGGTATTACTCCGACGGGGCGCCGGCCCTGGTCATGGAGGCCCCGCTGACGGGGGGCGAAGGGGGGGGAGGGCGATGAGGATCGCGGCGGGGATTCTCCTGGGTTGGGCGGTGGTATCGGCCTCCGGCTTCGTGGTGCGGGCCGACGAGGGGATGTGGACCTTCGACAGCATTCCCGTGGAGCGGATCGAGCGGAGCACCGGCTTCCGTCCCGATGCGGCGTGGATCGAGCGGGTGCGTCTCGCTTCGGTGCGAATCAACGACGGGGGCTCGGGTGCCTTCGTGAGCCCCCGCGGACTCCTGCTCACCAATCAGCACCTTGCCCTGGGCCAGCTCCAGAAGGTCTCCACTCCGGAGAAAGACTACGTGCGCACCGGCTTCTACGCCCCTACCGAGGCACAGGAGCTGAAATGCCCCGACCTGGAGGTGCACCGCCTCGAGGGCATGGAGAACGTCACCCAGGCCGTGCGAGAGGCCGTGGCAGGCCTTTCCTCGAAGAAAGCGGAGGCCAGGAGGCGGGAGGTCCTGGCGAGCCTCGCCTCCGCCAGAATGCGCGAGACCGGACTCCTGTGCGAGAGCGAGACCCTCTACCGCGGCGGGGAGTATTGGATCTACCTCTACCGCCGCTTCACCGACATCCGCCTCGTCTTCTCCACCGAGAAGGCCGTGGGTTTCTTCGGCGGGGACGCGGACAACTTCGCCTTTCCCCGGCACGACCTCGACGTGGCTCTCTTCCGCGTGTACGACAACGGCCGGCCCCTTGAGGTGACGCACTACCTGCCCCTTCGGGAGAACCCTCCGAGCGAAGGCGAGGTCGTCTTCGTGGCGGGGAACCCGGGGGCCACGCTCCGGCTCCTTACGGCCTCCCAGATCGAGACGCTTCGCGACCTGTCCTACCCCACCCGCCTGGCGCAGATCGAGGCCCTCATCGCCGGGCTCGAAGCGTACGGTGCGCGGGGTACGGAGGAGACCCGCAGGGCCTACGGGGCGCTGTACGGCATCCGCAACGCGCGGCGGACGGTGGTCGGGGAACTCGAGGCCCTGCGCGATCCGGACTTGCTGGAGGGAAAGAGGCGGGAGGAGCGGGCCCTCCTCGAGGCCCTCTCGGGAAGACCTTCCCTCCGGAAGGAGGTCCGCCGGGCCCTGCGCGAGGCGGCGCGGGCGGAGAAGGTCCGCCGCAGGGGCTTCAAGGCCACCTTCTACGGCGGGGACATGCCCGGCGGGACGCTTTGCAAGCTCGCCCTCGCCCTGGTGCGGTATCCCGTCGAGACGGCCAAACCCGACGGGAGCCGCCTCGAGCCCTACCAGGAGGCCAACCTCGAAACCCTGAGGTCCGAAATCCTCAGTCCGGCCCCCCTCCACGCGGACCTCCAGGAGGCCTACCTCGCCACGGCCCTCGAGTGGCTCCGGACCGAACTGGGCCCCGACGACCCCCTGGTCCGCGCACTTCTCGACGGGGAGTCGCCCCAGGAGGTGGCCCGGAAGTCGGTGGGCGGCACCCGGCTGGGCGACCTCTCGGTGCGGAAAGGGCTCCTGGATGGCGGTGAACAGGCCGTCAGGGCGTCCGCCGATCCCCTTCTGGCCCTGGCCCGAAGGGCCGATCCCATCCTTCGGGAACGCAGCCGGCGCCTGCGCGAGGAGGTGGCCGCCCCCCTCGAGTCGGCCGCCGAGATCCTGGCCGGGGCCCGCTTCGCCGTTCACGGAAAGTCCTTGTACCCCGACGCCACCTTCTCGCCCCGCCTGACGTGGGGAAGGGTGGCCGGCTACGAGACCCCGTCCCAGACCGTTCCGCCCTTCACGACCTTCTTCGGCCTGTACGATCGGAGCGCGGCCTTCGGGGGCAGGGGAGCCTACGCCCTGCCGCAAAGGTACCAGGAAGGGCGGGGGCGGCTCGACCTCGCCACCGTCCTCAATTTTGCCGCCACCTGCGACACCATCAGCGGCAACTCCGGAAGCCCCTGCTTCGACCGAGAGGGGTACGTCGTGGGAGTCGTCTTCGACCGGAACCGGGAGGGGCTCTCCCGCCGCTTCTACTACGACGAGTCCCGGGCGCGGTGCGTGGCCGTGGCCTCCAGCGCCGTTCTGGAAACCCTGGAGGCTCTATACGATGCCGGCCCCCTGGCGGCCGAACTTCGCGCGGCCTCGGGCGACAAGGCGGGGCGAAGGATCTGAGAATTGACGGACTGGGGAAGCCCCGGTAAGACCTCAGGCTTTTTCCGGTTCGACCAAGGCCCTGAGCAGGTCCCGCCCCGCTCCGGAATCCTTTCGCTCATTCCGGGTTTGACAGGCGGTCCCGCCCGGGCTCGTCTCTTCAGAACGCCTTTTGGGCCCCCTCCATGACCCGCAGGACCCTTCGGATGCGCTCGGCGGGAGGGAGGACCGGCACGGGCAGATCCAGGCGGCTGCCGCGCTCCAGAAGGGGCACCAGGCGCTCCAGGTCGGGGCCCGATTCGCGGGCCGTGAGGGCCACCCGGATGGGGTGGAAGAGCGCCTTCCCTTTGACCCGGAGCGCGTCCCGAACGGAGAGGACCACCTCACGATACGCTCCGGGAAGGGCGAGGTCCGCCTTCGCGGCTCGATCGAGAAAGGCGCGAACCACCTCCCTGGCCCCGGGTTCCGCAAGCGCGGCGCGCGCCGCTTCATCCATGGCTTCGGGATCGAAGACGAACACGGGGTCGGAGGCGGCGATGGCTTCGGAGAGGAGATCCATCCGCTCGACGAGAAGTTGACCCAGGTCCGCCAGCCAGGCGAGCGCCTCGGCGGAGAGATCCCCCTCGGGAAGCCGGCCCGCCCCGCGAAGGGGCCGGGCAAGCGCCGAGGCCAGGGCTTCCGGGGCCATCCGTTTGAGGTGCTCCCGGTTGAGGAAGCGCAGCTTCCCTTCGTCGAACACCGCGGCCACCTTGTTCACGCGCTCCAGCGAGAAGGCCTCCAGAATCTCGCGGGCCGAGAGAACCTCCCGTCCTCCGGGATCGGACCACCCCAGGAGGGCCAGTCCGTTCACCATGGCCTCCGGAAGGAAACCGCGGGAGCGGAATGCGTCCAGGGAGACGTCGCCGTGGCGCTTGCTGAGCTTGCCCCCGTCCGGTCCGAGAATCATGGAGAGGTGGCCGAAGAGGGGCGCCTCCAACCCCAAGGCCTCGTAGAGGACGATCTGCTTCGGGGTGTTGGAGAGGTGGTCCTCCCCCCGGATCACGTGGGTCACGCCCATGAGGGCGTCGTCCACGACCACGGCGAAGTTGTAGGTGGGCGAACCGTCCGGGCGGGTGAGGATCCAATCTCCGAACTGAGAGGTGTGGATGGAGACGGGCCCGCGCACCAGGTCCGTGAAGGTGACGGCTTTTAGCGGGACCTTGAGGCGGAGCGAATGGGGCTCGCCCGAGGCGATCCTCCGGGCCCGCTCGGCCGCGTCCACATGTCGGCAGGTGCCCGGGTAGACGAAGGTCCGCTGGGCCGCGCGGGCGGCCTCGCGGCCCGCGTCCAGCGTCTCCTGGGAGCAGAAGCAGGGGTAGGCCTTGTCTTCCTGGAGGAGGCGTTCCGCGGCCGCCCGATAGGTGCCGTAGCGCTCCGTCTGGCGATAGGGACCGAAGGGCCCCCCTGTCTCCGGTCCCTCGTCCCAGTGAAGGCCCAGCCACCTCAGGTCCTGAAGGACCGAGCGGACGCTCTCCTCCGTGGACCGCGCGGCGTCCGTGTCCTCGAGACGCAGGATGAAGGCGCCGCCGTTCTTGCGGGCGTAAAGCCAGTTGAAAAGAGCCGTCCGCACGTTTCCCAGGTGGAGGTGACCCGTGGGAGACGGCGCGAAACGGACGCGGATTCTCTCGGACACCATGGCGCCTCCAGGCGCGGTGATTCTAGACGCAAACCGTGACCCCCGTAAAGGCGGAAGGTTAGAGAGGGACGCTCGTTCCCGATGCGGTCGGGTAAATACCGGCAAGCCGGACCGGCTCCGTGGGCCGGCCGGGCCCATTGACTGGGCGTCCTCAGGAGGCCGATCCTGGCGCAAAGGAAGGAGGGGAGAGATGGGCAGGACCCTGTTCCTCATCCACGGCATGTGGGGCGGCGCGCACCTGTGGACGAACTACCGGTCCTTTTTCGAGGAGCGGGGCCACACCTGCCACGCCCCCACCTTGCGCCACCACGACGTCCCTCCGCAGGCCCCGCCGCCCGAGGGACTCGGTGTCACGAGCCTTCTGGACTACGCCGCCGATCTGGAGGCCCAGATCCGGGCCCTGCCCGAGCGGCCCGTCGTCGTGGGCCATTCCATGGGGGGCATCCTGGCCCAGATCCTGGCCTCCCGGGGACTGTGCGAAAAGGCGGTGCTCCTCACTCCCGCGGCGCCGCGGGGGGTCCTCGCCCTCCGCCTTTCGGTGATCCGGTCCTTCTGGAGCGCCATGACCACCTGGGGCTTCTGGCGGAAGCCCTTCAAGATCACCTACGCCGAGGCGGTCTACTCCATGATGGAACTCCTGCCCGAGGACGAAAGGCGGAAGGCCTACGCGCAGTTCGTCCACGAATCGGGCCGGGCGGCCTTCGAAATCGGTTTCTGGCTCCTCGACGGCCGGCGCGCCGCCGAGGTGGACGAGAAGATGGTGACTTGTCCGGTGCTGGTGGTGGCGGGGGGGAGGGACCGCATCACCCCCGCCGCCGTCGTGAAGAACGTGGCGAAGAAGTACGGCGCCCCCTGCAAGGTCTTTCCGGAGCACGCCCACTGGGTGCTTCAGGAGAAGGGCTGGGAGGACGTGGCCCGCTTCGTCGCCGAATGGATCGAGGCGCCGTAGGGCTTCAGAGGGCGCGGGGGCGCGCGAGAAGGGCCTCCGCCTCCTCCACCGTTCGCCTCAGCACCTCGGCCACCGTGGGCGTGTCCGCGATGAGGCTGGAGGCCTGCCCGAGGGGAAGGACGCCGCGCTCCAGGTCCCCCTCCGTGCAGGCCAGCCGGAAGCCCTTGAAGGCGTTGGCCAGGTGGGCCAGTTGGAGGGTGTTTTTCCACCCCGAGGCGAGAACCCCCGCCGCCATCTTGAGGTAGGGAACGCCAAGCATCCGTGAGATCTCCACCCCGTTGAAGGCGGCCCGCTTCAGGTCCAGGCCGCGCTTCACCGCCCGCTTTCCTCCGGGGGAAAGGAGGATGCGGCAAGGCTGTCCGTCGAACCGCGTGGTGTAGAGGGTGTCCTCGGCCTCCCGCTCCCGGCACGCGGCCTTGCACCCTTCGTGGGCCGGGCTCTCCTTCGTGTTCATCAGGCGCGTTCCCATGGCCACGCCGTCGGCCCCCAGGACGAGCGCCGCCGCGAGGCCCCGGCCGTCGGCGAAGCCCCCCGCCGCCACGATGGGGACCTTCACGGCGTCGGCCACCCTGGGGATGAGGACCATGGATGAAACCCCCGAACCGTGGGCCGCCGCTTCGTTCCCCGTCACGAGGACCGCGTCGGTCCCGTAGGAGGCCGCGCTCTGGGCGTGCTTGGCCGTCGTCACCGTGGCGATGACCTTCCCGCCGTAGGCGTGGGCGCCCTTCACGATCCAGTCCCCCTTGCCCATGGAGAAATTGATGACGGGGACCTTTTCCTCCAAGAGGACCTGGGCGTTCTCCCTCGCTCCGGGAAAGTACAGGGTGGCGTTGGCGCCGAAGGGGCGGTCGGTGAGGGAGCGAACCCTGCGGATCGCCTCGCGGGTCTGCCCGGCGTTGTACACGCCCGTCGCCAGGATGCCCAGGCCTCCCGCGTTGGACACCGCCGCCACCAGTTCCGGCGTGGAGATCCACGACATGCCCGACAGGACGATGGGATGCTCGATGCCGAAGAGTTCCGTCACGCGCGTCTTCATGGCGCCCCCCTTGGAGAAGGGATTATAGCGCGGGAGGATTGGAGGCGGGAGCCTCCGAACCCGAAAAGAGCGAACCTCCCTGCTGCGCGGGGAGGTTCGGGTCTCATCCTGCAAGCGTCGTTGTCGGGCCGAAAGGGATCCCTACTCGTACCTGAGGGCGTCGATGGGGTCGAGGCGGCTGGCCTTGACGGCGGGGTAGACGCCGAAGACCGCGCCCGTGAGGGCGGCGAACCCCAGGGAGAGCAGGACGATCCAGAAGGGCACGTAGGCCGGCGGGAAGGTCTCGGAGACGGTCTTTCTCAGGACGAAGACCACGAAGTGGGACAGGCCCACGCCCAGGAAGAGTCCGACGATGCCCCCGAGGGTCGAGAGGGTCACCGATTCGATGAGGAACTGGTAGAGGATGTGGACCCTCTTGGCGCCCACGGCCATCCGGATGCCGATTTCGCGGGTCCGCTCGGTGACGGAGACGAGCATGATGTTCATGATGCCGATGCCCCCGACCACGAGGGTGATGCAGACGATGGCCGTGACCACCATCGTGGAGATGCCCGTGAACTGGTCGATGACCCTCTTGATGGCCTCCACGGTGAAAATGCGGAAGTCGTCCTGCTGGCCGAAGCGGATGCCGTGGGTGCGGCGCAGGACCGTGGAGATCTGCTCCACCGCGTTGTCGGTCTGCTTGGGGTCGAGGATCTGGATCAGGATGAAGACCGTGTTGGCGATGTCCTGCCCGTACTGCTGGGTGGCGGCTGTTAAGGGGATGAAGATCTGGTCGTCCTGGCTCTGGCCAAAGGAGCCGCCCTTCTTCTCGAGCAGGCCCACGATGGTGTAGGTGCCCCGTCCGATCTGGATCTCCTCTCCGAGGCACTGGGGGGGCATGGCCAGCTTGTCCAGGATGTCCTGGCCCACCACGCACACCTTTCGGCGGGTGGCCACGTCCATGGGCCCGATGAAGCGTCCCGACTCCAGGTCGAGGTTGTTGATGGGGGCATAGGGCTCCGTGGTACCGATGATCTGCGTGGTGTCGCGCTGGCTCCGGTAGGCGATGGTGTCCCCGCGCATGACGAAGGGGGCCACCTCCTTGACGAGCGGGGCCCCGTCCTTGATCGCCAGGGCGTCGGCGTAGGTCATCTTCAGGCGCTTCACCGCATCCACCCGGCTCCTGGACATCTCGTAGTTGGGCCGAACGAACATGGTGTCGGCGCCCAGGGAGTTGAACTCCGCGAAGAAGGCGGCGAAGACGCCCTGCATGATGGAAACCACCGCCACGACGCTGAGGACTCCGATGATGATGCCGAGGACCGTGAGGAAGGAGCGCATCTTGCTGGCCAGGATGGCCCTGAGCGCGATGCGGACGAGTTCGGCCACGCTTCCCCAGAAACCGTAGATCTGTTCCTTTCGGATGGCGGCGGTCATGGCTCGCCTCCCTCCGCCTTGCGCACGACCTCGTCGGAGACGATCCTGCCGTCCCGGATGCGCACCTGCCGGGGCGCGTAGGCGGCGATGTCGGGCTCGTGGGTGACGAGAATGAGGGTGTTGCCCATCCGGTTGAGCCGCACGAGCTGTCCCATGATGTTCTCGCTCGTCTTGGAGTCGAGGTTCCCCGTGGGTTCGTCGGCGAGGATGAGGCTGGGCTTGTTGACGAGCGCGCGGCAGATGGCGATCTGCTGGCGCTGGCCGCCCGAGAGCTGGTTGGGGCGGTGGGCTGCGTGGGTCTCCAGGCCGAGGAACTGGAGGGCCTCCATGGCCTTCCGGCGCCGCTCGCCGGGGGGGACCTTGGCGTAGATGAGGGGCAGTTCCACGTTCTCCACGGCGCTGGCCCTGGGGAGGAGGAAAAACATCTGGAAGATGAAGCCGATCTCGCGGTTCCTCACCTCCGCGAGTTCGTCGGGCGGGAGGCTGTGGACCGGGGTGCCGGCCAGCGTGTACGTGCCGGACGTGGGCGTGTCCAGACAGCCGAGGAGATGGAGGAGCGTGGACTTGCCCGATCCGGAGGGACCCATGATGGCGATGAACTCGCCGCGTCGCACGGTGAGGTCCGCCCCGCGGAGGGCGTGGTAGACCTCGTCCCCCATGGGGTAGTCCTTGACGAGGCCGCGCGCCTCGATGAGCACGTCGTCAGTCACCCGGCTCCTCCGTCTTGGGCGCGGTGCGGCTCTTCACGAAGTCCTCCGGCTTGAGGACCTTGGGCCGGAGGCGGTCGTTCTCCTTGAGGTTCCTCAAAATCCTGTAGGGGCCGATGACGACCTCGTCCCCCTCCTCGAGGCCCTCGGTGACTTCGGTGAAGAGGTCGTCCGACAGGCCGGTCTGAACGATCTTCTTGGCGGCCTTCTGCTTGTCGGAGACGAAGACGTAGAAGACCTGCTCGCCGCTTTTCTCCTCCGTGCGGATGGCTCCAACGGGGACGCGGATCACGTTCTCCCGCTTGTCGGCAAGGAGCCGCACGCGGGCGGTGACGCCCGGCTTGAGGTCCGAATCGGGGTTGGTGACGGCGACCTTCACGAGGAACTGTCGGATGTTGGCCTGGGTGCCGCTGGCCCCGGGCCGGGCCGAGGCGCTGATCTCGATCACCTTTCCGTCGTAGCGCCTTCCGCCCAGGGCGTCCACGATGACGACGACGGGCTGGCCGAGCTTGAGCCGGGGATAATCGGCCTCGTCCACCTGGACTTCGGTGATGATCTCGCTGAGGTCCGAAACGGTGAGGATGACGGTTCCCGAGAAATTCATGGTGCCCATGACGGCCGTTTCGCCCACCTTCGCGTTCACCGCCGTCACGACCCCGTCCATGGGCGATCGCAGGGTCGTCTTGGCCAGGTTGTCCTGGGCCTTCTGGAAGTAGGCCTTCGCCTGGGCCACCGCCGAGGCGGCGGAGCTTTCGGCGAGTTCGGCCTGGTCCAGAGCCAGGCGGGCGTCGTCCCTCTGCGAGGCCGAGAAGATCCCCTTGCGGAAGAGGTCCTCGGCCCGCTCCCAATCCTTCTTGCGCTGGGCGAGAGTCACCCGCGCCTGCCGCGCGCCCACCTCGGCGGATTGCAGGTTGGCCAGGGCCGAGGCCACGTCCCGCTGGTAGGTGTCGGGGTTGATCTGGACCAGGATATCGCCTTTTTTAACGGCGCTTCCCTCCAGGAAGGGGATGGACACGATTTCGCCCATGACCTGGGAGGAGATGTTCACGGCGTTCTTGGCGGCGATGAGCCCGTCCGCCGTAACCGTCGGGGACACCTCGCCCCGTTCGGTCTTGAGGACCTCCACTTCGAACCCTTTGGGCCGGCTGTTGACGGCGGTCAGGACGATCACGAGGAGGAGGACGGCGGCGGCGGACAGGACAATCCAGAGGCGCTTCTTGGTCATCGCGGGCACCTAGAAAATGGCGGCGAGCGCCACGCGGACGCCGACCCAGACGAAGTAAAGGACCACCACGGCGGCGGCGGCGGGCGCCACCCGACAGCGGGCGGCGGCGGCCAGCCCCACCGAGAGGAGGAAGATCATCCAGGCCTTGAAGAGGTCCAGGGACTGGAGA is drawn from Acidobacteriota bacterium and contains these coding sequences:
- a CDS encoding ABC transporter permease; the encoded protein is MTAAIRKEQIYGFWGSVAELVRIALRAILASKMRSFLTVLGIIIGVLSVVAVVSIMQGVFAAFFAEFNSLGADTMFVRPNYEMSRSRVDAVKRLKMTYADALAIKDGAPLVKEVAPFVMRGDTIAYRSQRDTTQIIGTTEPYAPINNLDLESGRFIGPMDVATRRKVCVVGQDILDKLAMPPQCLGEEIQIGRGTYTIVGLLEKKGGSFGQSQDDQIFIPLTAATQQYGQDIANTVFILIQILDPKQTDNAVEQISTVLRRTHGIRFGQQDDFRIFTVEAIKRVIDQFTGISTMVVTAIVCITLVVGGIGIMNIMLVSVTERTREIGIRMAVGAKRVHILYQFLIESVTLSTLGGIVGLFLGVGLSHFVVFVLRKTVSETFPPAYVPFWIVLLSLGFAALTGAVFGVYPAVKASRLDPIDALRYE
- a CDS encoding ABC transporter ATP-binding protein → MTDDVLIEARGLVKDYPMGDEVYHALRGADLTVRRGEFIAIMGPSGSGKSTLLHLLGCLDTPTSGTYTLAGTPVHSLPPDELAEVRNREIGFIFQMFFLLPRASAVENVELPLIYAKVPPGERRRKAMEALQFLGLETHAAHRPNQLSGGQRQQIAICRALVNKPSLILADEPTGNLDSKTSENIMGQLVRLNRMGNTLILVTHEPDIAAYAPRQVRIRDGRIVSDEVVRKAEGGEP
- a CDS encoding efflux RND transporter periplasmic adaptor subunit, which translates into the protein MTKKRLWIVLSAAAVLLLVIVLTAVNSRPKGFEVEVLKTERGEVSPTVTADGLIAAKNAVNISSQVMGEIVSIPFLEGSAVKKGDILVQINPDTYQRDVASALANLQSAEVGARQARVTLAQRKKDWERAEDLFRKGIFSASQRDDARLALDQAELAESSAASAVAQAKAYFQKAQDNLAKTTLRSPMDGVVTAVNAKVGETAVMGTMNFSGTVILTVSDLSEIITEVQVDEADYPRLKLGQPVVVIVDALGGRRYDGKVIEISASARPGASGTQANIRQFLVKVAVTNPDSDLKPGVTARVRLLADKRENVIRVPVGAIRTEEKSGEQVFYVFVSDKQKAAKKIVQTGLSDDLFTEVTEGLEEGDEVVIGPYRILRNLKENDRLRPKVLKPEDFVKSRTAPKTEEPGD